Within the Streptosporangium album genome, the region CCTGCTGCCCATCGATGGCGGGCCGCCCAGTAGCGCCGACTGGCATGCCGCGCTCGGCGTGCTCGGCGTGGCCGACACGGTCCTGACACACACCTGCTCCGACGCCGTCTACCTGTCCCGGCTGACGAAGGCGCCCGTCATCGTGGCCGGTTGGTCAGGGCTGAGCGCCCCCACCACCTTCGGCCCGGAGCCGGAGGCGGTGGGCGACCTGACCGGCTGGTTGCGCGCCGCGCCCTACACGGTGCTGGTCGTGGGGAACCTCACCGCCTACAAAGACCTGCCCGCCGTGGTGGGCGCGTTCACCGGCCACACCCGGCACGCACGGCTGCTGGTCGCCGGACCGTGCCGCGACGAAACGCTGGCCGCTGAACTCGAAGCCGCAGCGCAACCGGGCGGCGGCAGGGCGCGGGTGTATCCGCACCGGATCCCGCCCGAGCACGTGTACGGTCTGTACCGGGCAGCCGATGCCGCGCTGTGCCCGTACCGGGTCGACGGGCCGTGGGAGTTCTTCACCCAGGTTCTGTACCCGGGCTCGGTCGGTACCGCGCTGGCGTTCGGCCCCCCCGGTCATCGCCCCGGACCTGCCCGCCATCGATGAGATGACCGCCGGGCACCCGGCGCTGCTCTACCCCGCCGGGGACGGCCCCGGCCAGGTGCTGGCCGTCGCCGAAGCCGTACCCCGGCCTCGCACCCGCCGGGCGGCGGTGGATGGTGCAGCCCGCTGGCGGGCCATCGCTGCGACCTACCGGCGCATGTTCGACCAACTCACCGAAAGCAAGGAGACCCAACGTGCCTGACATCACAACCAACCGGTCGGCCGCCGAGCGGGGCGACCGGGTCGCCGCCATCCTGGCCGGCCGCTACGGGCTGACGGCGCGAACCATCGAGCAGCTGCCCATCGGGCAGGGCACCGTCAACTACCGGGCCGTCTGCGACGACGGGCAGGAGGCGTTCGTCAAGAACTACCCGGCCGGCACTGACCTGCAGGCCGAGGAGGCAGCCATCGCATTGTCGGCCCGCGCGGTGGAGGCGGGCATCCCCGGGCCGCAAGTGCTGCCCAACCAGGACGGGGACGTCATCGACGCCGGCACTCCGCTGGCTGTGTCGGTGTGGGAGTGGAGGCCCGGCGGTGTCGTCACCCTGCTGTCGCAGCCCCAGCTCGCCGAGGCCGGTACCGAACTGGGCCGCATCCACGCCCTGTTCGCCGGCCTGCCCGCGACCCCCCTGGCGCAGGAGTCAGCGACGCAGCGGTGGCGCGACATCGACGTGGAAGACCTCACCGCGACGATCGACCAGCTCCTGGAGATCATCGCCGGGCGCATCAGCGCCGGTGCCGGTGCCGGTGACGCGTTCGACGTCGAGGCGCAGCGCACCCTGCTGGAGCGCCGCGACCAGCTGACCCTGGTTCCCGAACTGCTGGCCGGCCTGCCCGCGGAGCTGACCGTGCAGGTCCTGCACGGCGACTACTCCCCGGTGAACCTGCTCTTCACGGGGGAGACCCTGTCGGCGGTGCTGGACTTCCGGCCCCCGGACCCGTTCCTGGTGGCCTATGACCTGGGCCGGATGGCGTTCTACCCCAACACGGTGACCGGTGATGCGGACTGGCTCGGCGCCGCCGCCACCCTGATCCGCGCCTACCGGCAAGCGCACCCCGACGTCGCTGCCGTCGACGTGCGCGCCTGCGGGCGGGTCGCCCTGCTGCAGATGCTGAAAAGCCTGTACGGCGTCCGGCAGCACTACCTCAAGCCGGGCCTGTTCCAAGACGACCTGGACGAGTTCTGGCTGATACGGCACCGCACCGTGTGCGTCCTGCTGGCCAAGCTCACCGCGACCGACACGCTGCTGACCGGGCTGGCCAACGCCTGACCCGGCCGGCTCAACCACCCGCCCCCGACAACCCCCCGCCCCCCGACACTCTTCAAGGGAGATTCCCGTGACCGTGGACACCGTCCTCTCGCATACCCGTGCGCTGGCACCCCTACGCCCCGGAACGCCCCGACACCCTCAGCCACGTGCTGCCCGAGGAGTGTTCGGAGATCCTCCTCGACGTGTGGTCCGGCGGGGAGGAGGCCGCCGGGGACCTGCAGGCGTGGCTGCACGCGCGGATGCGCTGCTACGACTCGGCTGAGCTGGCGCAGATCACCGCGTCCATGCCGTTGCTGGCCCGCCACGCCACCCCGGACGGGCACCTCGCCAGATGGGCGGTGATCTTCCGTGATCATTACGTGGAGAACAGCCTCGCCTTCCTCATGGCACTGCAGGAGGCAGGTGTCCCCCCGCAGTGGATCTACGTCCCTGGCGAAGGGCGACCGCACCCGCAACCGTGACCGCGTCCACGCGACGCTGCTCGCCCAGGGGTGCGCCAGCGGACTGCTGGACAACACCACGATCAACGCGCCCGAGACGTACGCCGACGACCTCGCCCATGCCATGGCCGGGGTGGACGCGTTCATCGACGCCGCCCACGAGGCCGAACGGCCCGTGCTGGTCATCGACGACGGCGGCCTGCTCGCCCTGATCGCCGCCGCTGAGGCCGGCTACCCCACCTACCGCGCCGCCGCTGACGCGCTGCAGGCGGTGCGGCCCTTCGTGGTGGTCGGCACCACCGGCAAGGACGCCCTCACCGCGGAGACGGTGCCGCTGCTGCCCGACGGTGTCGTGCTGGCCCCGTACGCCACCCGCGACTTCGCGCTCCTCGCATCCGATCCGGAGCTCGCCGACACGGTGGAGGAGATTCCCGGCGTCGGCCGCCGCTACCGCCTGCGGGGCGGCGCCCAGGTGACGATCCTCGGCGACGGCCGCTCCCTGAACCTGTTCGAGTCCGACGCCATCCCCAACCAGGGCTACGACGCCTACCGGGCCGGGACGCTCATCGCGGCGAAAGCCTTCTGCGCCCAAGCCGACACCACCCCGGCCGGTGTGCACGCCGACCTCGTCGACGACGTCATCGCCGCGTCCGGCCTGTACGACGACTACCACGACACCTACCTGGCCGCCGGTGTGCCCGCCCGGGCCGCCTCGACCGGACCCACGGGTCTGGCAGGCATGGCGGCGTGCGTGGTCGGATACGGCGCCGCCGGCCGCCTGCACGCCCA harbors:
- a CDS encoding phosphotransferase enzyme family protein, giving the protein MPDITTNRSAAERGDRVAAILAGRYGLTARTIEQLPIGQGTVNYRAVCDDGQEAFVKNYPAGTDLQAEEAAIALSARAVEAGIPGPQVLPNQDGDVIDAGTPLAVSVWEWRPGGVVTLLSQPQLAEAGTELGRIHALFAGLPATPLAQESATQRWRDIDVEDLTATIDQLLEIIAGRISAGAGAGDAFDVEAQRTLLERRDQLTLVPELLAGLPAELTVQVLHGDYSPVNLLFTGETLSAVLDFRPPDPFLVAYDLGRMAFYPNTVTGDADWLGAAATLIRAYRQAHPDVAAVDVRACGRVALLQMLKSLYGVRQHYLKPGLFQDDLDEFWLIRHRTVCVLLAKLTATDTLLTGLANA